The Camelus dromedarius isolate mCamDro1 chromosome 1, mCamDro1.pat, whole genome shotgun sequence genome has a window encoding:
- the LOC116158247 gene encoding growth-regulated alpha protein, giving the protein MARTANPAAPRLLRAALLLLLLVAAGRRAAGAPVVTELRCHCLQTVQGIHFKNIQSLTVTPPGPHCGQTEVIATLKNGQEVCLNPAAPLVKKIVDKMLNKGSTN; this is encoded by the exons ATGGCCCGCACCGCGAACCCCGCCGCCCCCCGGCTCCTCCGCGCCGcgctgctgctcctgctcctggTGGCCGCCGGCCGGCGCGCAGCAG GGGCGCCCGTGGTCACCGAACTGCGCTGCCACTGCTTGCAGACAGTGCAGGGAATTCACTTCAAGAACATCCAGAGCTTGACGGTGACGCCCCCGGGACCCCACTGTGGCCAAACGGAAGTCAT AGCCACTCTCAAGAATGGTCAGGAAGTTTGTCTCAACCCCGCAGCCCCCTTGGTTAAGAAAATAGTCGACAAGATGCTAAACAA GGGCAGCACCAACTGA
- the LOC116158243 gene encoding growth-regulated alpha protein, producing MARTATPAAPRLLRAALLLLLLVAAGRRAAGAPVVAELRCHCLQTVQGIHFKNIQSFNVTPPGPHCGQTEVIATLKNGQEACLNPAAPMVKKIISKMLNKSSTN from the exons ATGGCCCGCACCGCGACCCCCGCCGCCCCCCGGCTCCTCCGCGCCGcgctgctgctcctgctcctggTGGCCGCCGGCCGGCGCGCAGCAG GGGCGCCCGTGGTTGCCGAACTGCGCTGCCACTGCTTGCAGACAGTGCAGGGAATTCACTTCAAGAACATCCAGAGCTTTAATGTGACACCCCCGGGACCCCACTGTGGCCAAACGGAAGTCAT AGCCACTCTCAAGAATGGCCAGGAAGCTTGTCTCAACCCCGCAGCCCCCATGGTTAAGAAAATCATCAGTAAGATGCTAAATAA GAGCAGCACCAACTGA